From Oreochromis niloticus isolate F11D_XX linkage group LG14, O_niloticus_UMD_NMBU, whole genome shotgun sequence, one genomic window encodes:
- the wdr81 gene encoding WD repeat-containing protein 81 isoform X2, with product MDWLMHAAEKDLGIERRQQGPGRRPQELVALVPVRWVMGLRERRVMRCARFDSISEAEICTYLQSSQAKLPPGWTRVCIQGLRKSKLSYRLAREPCHQQMEFLSQDSYAKTMQSVSQHNIRNLWREAHNKLVRPYSGASEQMHVAAVDAVRHALQKLFNSTFISTEKVSPLLSPAREKEKEVCLPSSSSCFSKSQSDSLCPNILPAESLLETAEMLYVILPYTQYSLHDIVSFSPAKLANSNAKVLFILYQVLIAMQACHAAGLSCGELSLQDIAVDDQLCSRLKLNLAHYEELGTEEDAESNVSRRKEPKNVLPREIQCVSQENKRLCKNCFDELKTLVLDWVHGRVSNFRYLMELNRLAGRREGDPNYHPVLPWVVDFTVPEGKFRDLRRSKFRLNKGDKQLDFTYEMTKEALAAAGGSGVGGGGVGGDLSGGGAGAGQSDHLHVPHHISDVLSDITYYVYKARQTPKSVLCSHVRSQWEPNEYPASMERMQSWTPDECIPEFYTDPSIFHSIHPDMPDLDVPSWCKSSEEFIEVHRRLLESREVSQHLHHWIDLTFGYKLSGKEAIKAKNVCLHLVDNHTHLTTYGVVQLFDQPHPPRLSPSQYAPAEPPPLGLAAHNVPSLPIPLNETLADTVDGMVPESTGCESSGWTTVDKDEDLEQGTEALDSLASTGSSTSASCSVPVPGISASGGKTGGDHTALTVSQSPGSFPGDLSSGIGPGFRSGMLQRGGTMNKKHGEGIVTASSTEEMKIILPEGFNPFQPLEELEKLNNFLVKSLHADVWHPLASSVRLDLTTESLPSLMHLYQRDMQALGVLIAEIFYAAKLRGLKPDTALKQRFQAVIKLCSASLRDVPLCLHHALETLLLIEKHSGEANKDLSDYPSPLLFKYDPIFNGLPPPSPSQLLNSVITPFPFPSYFAALHHFIFSYHAKMENISSLQGRDVVFHLWQQLEALLRSSITAEGLEILLPFILALMLEESTAVYAAWYLFEPISTVLGPRNANKYLLKPLINVYESPHCLRGRFYLYTDCFVLQLIVRLGLQAFLSSLLPHVLQVITGFESCNSGSGTEPFKGLRNGMCNMGEEEEEEFQCGDVRPTSGSVGGNMGASGSISLSDQVFLSEPEDFQNGFYVNSGAGVLTGKQQSQNSAAREQDQESLSVGKLSDKSSASELSLGEDSMRDRTSLKSADSSQDLKHTSEGEEGGELEEDEGPDAGEDKEGTNDRAVFNLELTPSGCTEASGATVATLEGEFVNGMTLEETEKEIVEGQDEEDDHDPSEESEGKEHKILLDTVCKTVRWLSAKLGPTVTSRYVARNLLRLLTNCYVGPQNHQFVTPASDGSSLESVGMGSVYEKKPVVGDHTAGPVLDCLIYIAQLYGEPVLTYQYLPYIGYLVSPPSSQRLNTRKEASLLGAVALTQKIIVFLSDTTLMDMLMKINQDILLPLLDLLTTPRMGFPSGVQTRTAVCLKTLSLMALICLRIGREMVQQHMADTLRRFFAVFSLLHSLQPQLDNAPRRVVGEVTVVDVCTTEESNVTYELGVLEELQTVFNPQMAHASYIPFYCLIGDTAIRKLVPNHELVWELAQSYHQSVSQSQETSTIGSRVDPLPPSGFGRRVDCSTFPSPSTSSTLQGDLLPESGTFGSHLVGNRIQVSRDTDYGGCPNVGLTHPWGRSSHTTPIITTASTFTTPSTGAASFSSSWVSSPTPEDSVLKQELPRSSRSLQGNWLAYWQYEIGLNQQDPHFHFHQIRLQNFLGHSGTTKCLAPLAGEDYFLSGSKDKTVKLWPLYNQGDGTQDVEPRLTYNDHRKSVFYVGQVEASQEVVSCDGTVHLWDQYTGKQIRLHEAMDGKNPITAVTTMPAPHSSVVYGSADSVLRFIDPRKPGLQHEFRLAYNNVSAGLIRYLAINPSGRTVAAGFSSGFIVLLDARTGLVLKGWPAHEGDILQMKVYLQFVCSVCSGISG from the exons ATGGATTGGCTGATGCATGCAGCTGAAAAAGACTTGGGGATTGAAAGACGGCAGCAAGGCCCAGGGCGCCGTCCTCAAGAGCTTGTAGCCCTTGTTCCTGTGCGCTGGGTGATGGGCCTGAGAGAGAGGCGAGTCATGCGCTGTGCCCGTTTTGACAGCATCAGTGAGGCAGAAATTTGCACATACCTTCAGTCTTCCCAGGCGAAACTGCCCCCTGGGTGGACTAGAGTGTGCATTCAGGGTCTGAGGAAAAGTAAGCTGAGCTACAGACTGGCCAGAGAGCCATGCCACCAACAAATGGAATTTCTGTCACAGGATTCTTACGCCAAAACAATGCAGAGTGTCTCACAGCATAATATCAG gAATCTATGGCGTGAAGCTCATAACAAACTTGTGCGGCCATATTCAGGAGCCAGTGAACAGATGCATGTTGCAGCTGTAGATGCAGTACGTCATGCATTACAGAAGCTCTTTAATTCCACATTTATCTCAACTGAAAAAGTATCTCCATTGCTTTCTCCTgccagagagaaggagaaagaagtCTGCTTGCCATCTAGCTCATCTTGTTTTTCCAAATCCCAGTCAGACAGTCTGTGTCCTAACATCCTGCCTGCAGAATCTCTTTTGGAGACAGCAGAAATGCTCTATGTGATTCTCCCTTACACTCAGTATTCACTTCATGATATTGTCTCCTTCAGCCCAGCCAAGCTTGCTAACAGCAATGCCAAAGTGTTGTTCATTCTCTACCAGGTTCTAATAGCTATGCAGGCATGTCATGCAGCGGGCCTATCTTGTGGAGAGCTGTCTCTTCAGGACATAGCAGTAGATGATCAGTTGTGCAGCCGCCTAAAGCTCAACCTAGCTCATTATGAGGAACTGGGAACAGAAGAGGATGCAGAAAGTAATGTTAGTCGCAGAAAAGAGCCAAAAAATGTCCTGCCAAGGGAAATTCAGTGTGTGAGCCAAGAGAACAAAAGactttgcaaaaactgctttGATGAATTAAAGACTTTGGTTCTGGACTGGGTCCATGGACGGGTCAGTAACTTCCGCTACCTGATGGAACTAAACAGATTAGCGGGGCGGCGAGAAGGAGACCCAAATTATCACCCAGTTCTGCCTTGGGTGGTGGATTTCACTGTGCCAGAGGGAAAATTCCGGGATCTCAGGAGGTCAAAGTTCAGGCTCAATAAAGGGGATAAGCAGCTGGACTTTACATATGAGATGACCAAAGAGGCTTTGGCAGCTGCAGGAGGCAGTGGGGTTGGTGGAGGAGGTGTCGGTGGAGACCTCAGTGGAGGTGGTGCTGGTGCTGGACAGTCTGATCACCTCCATGTACCTCATCACATATCCGATGTTCTGTCAGACATTACATACTATGTCTACAAAGCCAGGCAGACTCCCAAGTCAGTATTGTGCAGCCATGTTCGATCCCAGTGGGAGCCCAATGAATATCCAGCCAGTATGGAACGCATGCAGAGCTGGACCCCTGATGAGTGCATTCCAGAGTTCTACACGGACCCTTCCATTTTCCACTCAATTCACCCTGACATGCCAGACCTAGATGTGCCTTCATGGTGCAAGTCTTCTGAAGAGTTCATTGAGGTCCATCGGCGGCTTCTTGAGAGCAGAGAGGTGTCCCAGCATTTGCATCACTGGATTGATCTCACATTTGGCTATAAGCTGTCAGGTAAAGAAGCTATCAAGGCCAAGAATGTGTGCCTGCATCTCGTGGACAACCATACTCATCTAACTACTTATGGTGTAGTTCAGCTCTTCGACCAACCACACCCACCTCGCTTATCTCCTTCTCAGTATGCCCCAGCAGAACCTCCTCCTCTTGGCCTTGCTGCTCATAATGTGCCTTCTCTACCCATCCCTCTAAATGAGACTCTGGCTGACACTGTGGATGGAATGGTGCCAGAATCTACAGGGTGTGAGTCCAGTGGATGGACCACAGTGGACAAAGATGAAGACCTTGAACAAGGTACAGAAGCTCTGGACTCTTTAGCATCCACTGGCTCATCCACCTCAGCATCTTGCTCTGTGCCAGTACCAGGTATTAGTGCATCAGGAGGAAAGACGGGAGGAGATCACACAGCACTTACTGTATCTCAGTCTCCAGGTTCATTCCCTGGTGACCTCTCAAGTGGCATTGGTCCTGGTTTCCGAAGTGGCATGCTGCAACGAGGTGGGACGATGAACAAAAAGCACGGGGAAGGAATTGTGACTGCCTCCAGTACAGAGGAAATGAAGATCATTCTCCCTGAAGGCTTTAACCCATTTCAGCCTTTAGAAGAGCTGGAGAAGTTGAACAATTTTCTGGTAAAAAGTCTTCACGCTGACGTATGGCATCCTTTGGCTTCTAGTGTGCGACTGGACCTGACAACCGAATCCCTCCCCTCTCTTATGCATCTCTACCAAAGAGACATGCAGGCTCTTGGTGTTCTCATCGCTGAGATATTCTACGCCGCTAAACTAAGAGGACTGAAACCAGATACTGCACTCAAACAGCGTTTCCAAGCTGTTATAAAGCTATGCTCTGCCAGCCTCCGTGATGTACCACTGTGTTTGCACCATGCTCTTGAGACACTTTTGCTAATAGAGAAACATTCTGGAGAGGCAAACAAAGATTTATCAGATTACCCAAGTCCTCTCCTCTTCAAATATGACCCCATCTTCAATGGTCTGCCTCCTCCAAGCCCCTCTCAGTTACTGAACTCTGTCATCACTCCCTTTCCTTTCCCTTCTTATTTTGCAGCacttcatcattttattttttcctaccATGCCAAGATGGAAAATATTAGTAGCCTTCAAGGAAGAGATGTTGTCTTTCACTTGTGGCAGCAGCTTGAAGCACTGCTGCGGAgtagcatcacagcagagggtCTTGAGATCCTCTTGCCCTTTATTCTAGCCCTCATGCTTGAGGAGTCCACTGCTGTCTATGCAGCTTGGTACCTTTTTGAGCCCATCTCTACAGTACTGGGTCCCAGAAATGCAAACAAATACTTACTGAAACCGCTGATTAATGTTTATGAAAGTCCTCACTGCCTCCGAGGCCGTTTCTATCTCTACACTGACTGTTTTGTTCTTCAGCTGATTGTGAGACTGGGCCTGCAGGCCTTTCTATCCAGCCTACTTCCCCATGTGCTCCAGGTCATCACTGGCTTTGAAAGCTGCAACTCGGGCTCTGGAACCGAACCTTTTAAAGGGTTGAGAAATGGCATGTGTAATAtgggagaggaggaagaagaggagttTCAGTGTGGTGATGTTCGGCCAACGTCTGGGTCTGTTGGCGGTAACATGGGGGCTAGCGGCAGCATCAGTCTTAGTGACCAAGTGTTTCTTTCGGAGCCAGAAGACTTTCAGAATGGGTTTTATGTCAACAGTGGCGCAGGGGTGCTTACTGGGAAACAGCAGAGTCAGAACTCTGCAGCCAGGGAACAAGACCAAGAGTCTCTCAGTGTGGGGAAACTAAGTGACAAAAGTAGCGCAAGTGAACTCTCTCTGGGTGAGGACTCAATGCGGGATCGAACCAGCCTGAAATCAGCTGACAGCAGCCAGGACCTGAAACACACCAGTGaaggagaggagggaggagagctGGAGGAAGATGAGGGGCCAGATGCTGGTGAGGATAAAGAGGGGACAAATGACCGAGCTGTCTTCAACCTTGAGCTTACTCCTTCTGGTTGCACAGAAGCTTCAGGTGCCACAGTTGCCACTTTAGAGGGCGAGTTTGTGAATGGGATGACACTGGAAGAGACGGAGAAAGAGATTGTGGAAGGACAAGATGAAGAGGATGACCATGATCCGTCAGAAGAATCTGAGGGAAAAGAGCACAAAATTCTTCTTG ATACAGTCTGCAAAACCGTTAGATGGCTGTCAGCGAAACTTGGACCAACAGTGACATCTCGATACGTAGCCAGAAATTTGCTGCGATTGCTCACAAATTGTTACGTTG GACCTCAAAATCACCAGTTTGTTACTCCTGCATCTGACGGGAGCAGCCTAGAAAGTGTGGGAATGGGCAGTGTATATGAGAAGAAACCTGTTGTGGGTGACCACACTGCAGGGCCTGTGCTGGACTGCCTCATCTATATAGCTCAACTTTACGGAGAGCCTGTACTGACCTACCAGTACCTGCCTTATATTGGATATCTA GTGTCTCCACCCTCTTCTCAGCGTCTTAACACACGCAAGGAAGCAAGTCTGCTTGGAGCTGTTGCACTTACACAGAAGATCATTGTATTTCTCTCTGATACCACTTTAATGGACATGCTTATGAAGATCAATCAGGATATTCTTCTGCCATTGTTGGACCTGCTTACTACACCTCGTATGGG GTTTCCCAGTGGAGTTCAGACACGCACTGCTGTCTGTCTCAAGACACTCAGCCTGATGGCTCTTATCTGTCTACGCATTGGGAGGGAAATGGTGCAGCAGCATATGGCTGACACTTTGCGTCGATTCTTTGCTGTTTTCTCACTGCTGCATTCTCTGCAGCCCCAG CTCGACAACGCCCCTCGCAGGGTTGTGGGAGAAGTCACAGTGGTAGATGTCTGTACCACTGAagagtcaaatgtgacataTGAGCTGGGGGTCTTGGAAGAGCTGCAGACTGTGTTTAACCCTCAAATGGCTCATGCCTCTTACATCCCCTTCTACTGCCTCATCG GTGATACAGCAATCCGGAAACTAGTACCTAATCATGAGCTGGTCTGGGAGTTGGCCCAGTCTTACCATCAGAGTGTAAGTCAGAGTCAAGAAACATCCACCATAGGATCCAGGGTGGATCCACTTCCACCGTCTGGTTTTGGCAGACGTGTGGATTGTAGCACGTTCCCATCCCCCTCGACTAGTTCCACCCTGCAAGGAGACTTGCTTCCTGAGTCAGGCACATTTGGGAGCCACCTCGTAGGAAACCGAATTCAAGTATCCAGAGACACTGACTATGGTGGCTGCCCAAATGTTGGCTTGACTCACCCTTGGGGACGCTCTAGTCATACCACACCTATCATTACAACAGCCTCCACCTTCACAACACCATCCACTGGTGCAgcttctttctcctcctcctgggTGTCCAGCCCCACGCCAGAGGACAGCGTCTTGAAGCAGGAGCTCCCCCGAAGTAGCCGCTCCCTGCAGGGCAACTGGCTGGCCTACTGGCAGTATGAAATTGGTCTTAATCAACAAGATCCACATTTCCACTTCCATCAGATCAGATTACAAAATTTTCTGGGTCACTCGGGCACCACAAAGTGTTTGGCACCTCTTGCAGGAGAGGATTACTTTCTTTCTGGTAGTAAAGACAAGACTGTGAAGCTTTGGCCGCTGTATAACCAGGGTGATGGTACGCAGGATGTGGAGCCCAGGCTGACGTACAATGACCATCGAAAGTCAGTGTTCTATGTTGGACAGGTGGAGGCTTCACAGGAGGTAGTCAGCTGTGATGGTACCGTGCACCTGTGGGACCAGTATACAG GCAAACAGATCCGCTTGCATGAAGCCATGGATGGGAAGAATCCCATTACAGCTGTCACCACCATGCCTGCTCCACACAGCAGTGTTGTGTACGGCAGCGCGGATTCTGTTCTCCGCTTCATTGATCCTCGCAAGCCTGGATTGCAG CATGAATTTCGTCTGGCATACAACAATGTGAGTGCTGGGCTCATCCGTTATCTGGCTATAAACCCTTCAGGACGCACAGTGGCGGCAGGTTTCTCATCTGGCTTCATTGTTCTGCTAGATGCACGCACAGGGCTTGTACTGAAAGGCTGGCCAGCTCATGAAGGAGACATACTCCAAATGAAGGTATATTTACAGTTTGTATGTAGTGTATGCA GCGGTATCTCTGGGTGA